The sequence ACCAAAATAATAACTGTGACCTGTACAGTATGCAACCCCATCATAACACCCCACACTCCCATGCCACCTTCCTCAACcttagtttttttctttttaaaaaagactTTGAGGCTTATAGACTGAGTAGAATTCAGGCAAGGCTTATTTCTTTTGAAGCTGTGATTGCACCTGATGGCACAGGACATTGACTGGCCTACCCACTAAATGCTTGGAACCGTGACAGGGGCTAACACACAAAGATGAAGCTCACCGCGTACGTCCCATTAACCAATCGATCTCTTCCCAGCCTTATCAACAGGGGTGACACCATCGGCAGTGGTCGTCCAGACGGTGACCACCGCTCTATGAATCGCTTCCTAATCAGATTCTCGCATCAGAGGGAAAGAAAATACCACTTCCTGCTTACACACCTGCCCACAACAGTGCTGATCTATGTAGTCCATTAACTCCttccatttttttcttcttctagtCCAGCAGTGCAGTCCTGCTCTACAGGGTTTGCTGTTAGCTTATGTGATCTGCCTGCACCGAGACTCGGGAAAAACCCAGAAAGAATAAACTGTACAAAGTCCTGAAGGAATTATATCTTTGTAGTATTTGGATATGTCACAGCAGCGTTTTGCAGGGTTcatatgagacagagagagagagagagagatcagcctGTCTCTGGGTGGTTTGTGAAATGCACCACACAGCTGCATAACTGCTACATTGTAGACATTTTCGGGACAGAAAAGAAATCTCCCTCTGCATCGTCATTACTAAGATTAGATGTAAACAAAATGTATTGCTCGATATATACACAGATCTATAAACCTCCTGTATACTTTTCAATAGTTTGATGCTCTTCTCATTGTTAAAGGGTTGATTAAACATTTCAAAAGGGAACAGTAACAgagtgagagggaaaaaagaaccTGCTTGTTTGGTTTTTGAATATACCATTCACTGCGGATAGCTCTCCCTTTCCCCTCTCACACGGAGAGTTACGGGATGATGCATAGGCTGCAGACAGACCCtgtgggggagagacagagggagagagaagagagagggagagagaaagagaaagagagatctgCTGGACAAAGGGTAATTGTCCCAGGAGTCCTCTGTGACACATCACAGGAAATGGGAGGGGACAGGGTGAAGGAAAGATGACAGGAAAGACCTTGTTTTTGTGATTATGGCACCACAGCTTGGCAGCCTGGTGTTACATAAGAATACCCCCACCACAGCCACAACAGTGGTGTCCCCTACAGATGACACACACCGTGCATGTCTGGCCCAGCCAGTTGCTTGCTTTCTAGAAGTACACAAGTATAGTTCATAGGTCATAGTTTCGGTCATAGTTCACATTTTGATTGTGTGTACTTGTTCAAAAAAAGTTTTTACTTTTGgcagtaacaaaaaaaaagtaatgttTCTGTTATTTGAGGCATTTGTCTGACCTGTATAAGACCTGTGTTTTTGAGGCTGTTCaggatttctttttttgtctttgtttgtttgttttgaggcCAAATGAACAGATCCTCAGAAAAGGCTCCTTGATAGTTGATGATCAGTCTTCTTTGTCTGACTCCTCCCAGTTTGGCACAACTCCTTTTCGCCTATTATTTCTTTCCTCCAACTCCTCCTTTTTCtccacacactcttaaaacgaagttgtgttattttcaacacatattgtgtaacaaatatacaaaggaaacatcacaaagtgtgttgtccctatctggacacaaagatgtattaaaaacaatgcaaagtTGTGTTGTTATCAACatattcgttttaagagtgcatcCTCAATGACTAGTTCCCCCCCCCCAAGTCACAGCTCCTCTGATATCCCATCAGCCCTTTCTCCCCAGAGCTACAGGAAGTCGCTGTGGTCATTGGAGAGCTCACTCACGGCCATCTCTCTGTTGGCGGAGTCGGCGATGATGCGTGCGGTCTTGAGTGGCGTCGCGTTCAGGCAGCGTCCCGTGGTGCCCTCAGGGCAGTGCCTGCAGGCCGAGTGCGTCTCGTGCAGCCCGTTGGACAGCCGCGTGGAGTTGCCGTCCTCCTTGAGCCCCTGGTGACGCCGCGAGACCTCGCACGAGTCCTTCTGCGTCGAATCAGGCACGACTGGACACTCACAGTGGCACATGACATGGCAACAGAGCGTAGCGTCCCGACACAGCAGTTTGCGGAAGTTGGGCTTGAAGATCAAGTAGACCAATGGGTTGTAGAGTGTGGAGGACTTGGCGAAGATAGCTGCTACCGCGAATGCTATGGGGGGGACCACATCTGTGCTGCTGAACGCAGCCAACATGGAGACCAGCGCGTAGGGAGTCCACGCCGTCAGGAAGCCAATGCACACGGCCACGGAGAGCTAGACAGAGACACGGAACAGAGACAGTAGTGGTCAACACTCAGGCGTGGTCTAAGGGTCCTACATTGAGCAGTctaagggctgagctacaccaggcacgtaactgaagcgttccgttcgcgttgcgtctgctgcaacaattagcttccactgtaatcaatggaagtagctacaccagatgtgatagtgGCGCGTAcattcgaaaaaaatagaccattcatctaaaatggattttacgcgtcgtgaacggaacgcttcagttacgcgcctggtgtagcttataCGTTATGGtccagggctcgaattatctttttgtctttaagggggtctctctatctcataaaaagttggcacaccccatgcatagcctaacaaggcgatgaaatagcctaggcgtacaatatatgcgcacggtaggcctaggctttaccttgacacacgcacacaacagacatagatttttcatagaaattgattgcttttaattaatttcaacatattattgattgtaatagtgcatatttcatttcaatttcacaatacaaagaaatagactaaacgatttagtcttctcaatttcacaacgtaactcatttgaaccagaccaccgtctcagataggctatcctcagtgtcaaacacaataatgcatacataacttatacacagggaaaaagcactaactggcagaaattataagccattgcagccaaactatgttctagtattGTTGAACCATGGAAAATTAATTaacaattttggagtttgcactgagatgttgtcgggtagccattgaatattccgacatcagagattgctaacaggtgtttcaaaatatcatgagaactttccggagctctgaatggcagaggatagctacagatcatcagacaacacaatcattgtaggctgcattatgggccataatttatggctttgtcaatcaacatagaagaggtgaagcgcaagttcaacagcaaacaggacttttcagcacATCAAACCATATACGCTAGCCCAATAAACGcctatgtaaatagacaaaacactcgcatcaaagcagggtgacttcttcagatttgcgagtgctgtcaaaacGATCGTAtacggtttgctcatatagtctagtggtgtggtggtgaagtgtcatcatgctgcgttcaagagcgtagggtaggtctacgtcccgtagtagcctatattttaatttaacgtctttaatggtaagagatcgcacagggatggataatgaacggttgtttaagattaaattgcaatgccagacaccttcagatatgagagaccccctcaggttttttactttgttgctttcacgggagccagtcctcactctatgggagctcggctTCCTCTGGCTCCAACGTAATTTGAGCACTGTTATGGTCCCACCACAAACATCCAGATTGTCTAATTAAGCgtgcccacacgcacacacacacacccgcacgcacacacacacagacacacacacagcttccttTGTTCTATTAAGAATATTCCTTAACTGTATCTTCAAATGAGTAAAAGTCAGTCACAATGCAATCATTTAAATTCAATAATCAGAGGACAGTGATCTGTTAAAGTCCGATGACTTACTGCAACAAAGTTGCTAATGCATATTTCCATCACATGACCTCAAATGTCCCAAGAGAaagtttaaaggtgctctaagcgatgctgggtaacgtcacttctgttgacattcaaacaaaacagagagctagtttgctacttcctccccctccctcccgtgcaattgaaactctcctaaacgagcatctcatctgtgatttgctggaacagtttgttatgttttgcccaggttgtttttgttgccgtttttggagcctgggctgtctacagagatCGCATTTTTTTACAATGTCAGGatacaggcagctagcggatggtgaggtgatgtttgctgtaagtgacaaaaaatgttttagcctaaaaaatgtgtggCACCTTTAAGAAAGGTTTGCTTTTATATGCTCCAAAAAATAAGCTCTGCACACAGTGTAGATCCAAATTATAtgattttttcaaatgtatctGTAACGTTTCAAGGATGGGTCTTAAACAGACGGCTTCCTGAAGCTTCCTTCCATCTGGGGAAGATCCTTTTTTAATAGAAACGTTGTCCAcgtaaaaagaaaataatacaATAAAACACAGTTTGGAGCCACACAATATGCAGaccttattttttttatttatatactttCAAAACAGTCAAACAATATGGTTCATCCTAATGTACACCTTTTGTAAACCTTCTATTTGTTTAGCAAAACACATTGCATGATTGCCAaagcattcaaacaaaacagtagACCTTGAATAAATACTGTACTAAAAGTGATTTCCACTGAAGCTTTGTGTTAGTCTAGGACTAGATTTTAATCCATTAACGGCAAGGCTGCACATGATATTAAATGTttcattattctctctctctctctttctatctccctctctcttgctctcctttcTCTTGCTCCACTCACCTTGACGATGAGCGTCTGGGTGTTGGTGATCTTGTTCTGGGGCGAGACGTGCTGCTGCACGGCCTGCCGGGCTCCGCGCACCGCCAGCAGGATGAAGAGGTACGAGAGGAAGATGATGGAGCAGGGCACAATGTAGCAGAAGAGGAAGAGCGAGATGATGTAGCTCATGGCCAGCAGGTCGGTGCGCGGCAGGTGCCAGTTGATGCAGCAGGCCGTGCCGTAGGGCTCGGGGCCGTACGCTCCCCAGCCGGACGCAGGCCCCACGGCGAAGATCAGTGCGTAGCACCACGAGCCCAGCACCAGCATCCGAGCATGGCGCGGAGAGAACTTACTGCCTGGAAAGTGGGGGGGTGGATGGGGAAGGAAaagaaagatgagagagagagaacgagagaaagaaagagagaaagcaggaaTGGATGcagaagaaaagagacagaagtgagaagagagagagagagagagagagagagagagaaaagtggaaCATGAGGTATACTCTGGCAAGATTGAAGAGGAACTTTCTCTAAGAGAAGGCTAGCATTAAGACACACTGTTCGATTGAAAAACACTTTGTGCTTTGATATTCAATGTCAGTCCTGTCTCTTTTTGCACATGGACTTGGACTGTCTGTCAACCTCCGACCACTATGCACTTTATTAATGCAACTCAACAATGCACTACAATATATATGATCATACTGCATTCTGTCTATAGGCTGTCTGATTTCTCAGAACtatgtgtaacctgcgttgtgttgaacctgcgcggaTCAGTTGGAAcagttgagccaatagcccaggctactggctcgcatgccagcagctgaggcgtcggggagtgaggtttacccagggttgccaactctcacgcatccGGCGTGACACTCACGCTTTCAGCACCAATCTCACGCTCTCACGCACACGCAAGAAATGTCACGCCAAATCCATTCTTATTTTTTTGCAATCCGTTCATTTTTTGTTGATGACTAGACTAGACCACAGCATTGTTTCTAAATAACAAGAGACGAGTTTAAGGCATACATATATGTCTAGACCAACAGCAGGTAGGTCTCAGCGCAGTGTTCTATTGATTCGCTGACTATTTTAATCCGGTCCGCGACACCAACACGTTGCTATTTAGACCTATGCGGCAGAAGGACACAAAGTGTAGccgcccattcttctctgttgaactactcacaaagtaggctagcctagtcatcacacagatatcacattaaataacttttatACGGTGCTATAGCCgctatttgctgtgataaacggttGGCGAGGAAATTAACTTTCAAGAAATAATCATAGGCTATTACTCTACAGCTCTGCGCTCATCTCAATTCATATAGGGTGGAATAGCCTATCTCACAAACTTTTCGTTCAACTACATGACAAACCGTaaaccagaataaacagcagagcttaccgaacacaaaggtgtaatgcaatcCCCTGTACAATAAGCCGATCCAGAGTAATCGGTTTTGAAATGGTAGCAAATTTCTAtatggtctccaactttgggctttaagtgtcttaaaactgagctgtgcttaaatacctatatatctgtaaatattaaaatcagaggatatacagctcatTGCTAAGAGTTTGTCTATGTAGCCATaatttttattttcacaaaatgctaagcatgcatgtatttaagtttcttaaaaaaAGTGTGCTTAAATTGggcaatgcatgatttcataacaggccaaatagaaaaaataaatgttaaatatagcctagatataatATTAAAATGAGATGATATAGGCTAgtatagagttagataaagttgGATGGTTCCAGAACTCACACCATGGATtgtgtcttaaaggagccacaccacttttatgacactagCTGTTCTGTTgtcctttagttttgttgctactgggcATGAAAGGCAGGgcaattatgagttctgtccaacattgatggcataggtttagaaaaaaagtcagcacattttaatcatatcgcaataataccaataaccgtgatcattttgttcatgatttttcatcaaatgttcacactctatctctagtggctggtaaaaaagttgagtggctggtagattttggaatcccccagccacaatggtaggtggaaaaaaataatttatttccatccctgatacatacgtacactcatacacacattcatatttgtaagtctcaatctgtccatttatttccacaaaactcgccagaagtcatcatttaaggggttatttttatttttattttttttctaccaggggggcatgcccccggacccccctaGAATTGCTGAGCTACTACCTTTTTTCAGGTGGGCAGGGCGGCCCTTttgtctgtgcccaggggcgCAGTGGCTCATAATCCTCCATGCCACGGGGTAAACACACTGGTCTTGTTTTCAAGTGCAATCAATAAAttaattgtacattttgaagaaacttTTCCATTCTATTAGTTTTTTTACATAGGCCTAAATCAGGGATTATACATAGCAAAAGAGTCAGGGAACAAACATTTTTTAATTAGGTTTAGGGAAAAATGTAACGCACACACTATATGACAAAATCTCACTCCAGCCAAACAcccaaagttggcaaccctggtTTACCAATGTTTCTACAAGCACAGCTTGCAGCTCGCAGATCGAGATCAAAGTATGCTATTTTTTGCTCTGCTATCTAGGTGCTACTACAAGAGgaatgtacatacacatacacatacacacacacaggtgttccACTTCTCTGCCTGAGGTgacatcgtttttttttttttttttgtgctcaCAGTAGGTTCCTATATCA comes from Alosa sapidissima isolate fAloSap1 chromosome 7, fAloSap1.pri, whole genome shotgun sequence and encodes:
- the opn7b gene encoding opsin 7, group member b encodes the protein MGNASEVVIGLYVSTISKEGDYILASIYTIFGVMSLMGNSTLLFVAYRKKSSLKPAEFFVVSLSFSDMGMTLTLFPFAIPSAFSHRWLFPEPMCMIYAFCGVFFGLCSLTNLTVLSWVCWLKVCCPNYGSKFSPRHARMLVLGSWCYALIFAVGPASGWGAYGPEPYGTACCINWHLPRTDLLAMSYIISLFLFCYIVPCSIIFLSYLFILLAVRGARQAVQQHVSPQNKITNTQTLIVKLSVAVCIGFLTAWTPYALVSMLAAFSSTDVVPPIAFAVAAIFAKSSTLYNPLVYLIFKPNFRKLLCRDATLCCHVMCHCECPVVPDSTQKDSCEVSRRHQGLKEDGNSTRLSNGLHETHSACRHCPEGTTGRCLNATPLKTARIIADSANREMAVSELSNDHSDFL